Genomic window (Verrucomicrobiia bacterium):
GAGGGCAGCTTTAGCCAATTGAATGATCTGATTGATGAGCTGCCTGAGTATCGCTGGATAGGGCTGGGACGCGATGGTGGCAGCCGGGGCGAGTTCATGGCCATCTTTTACCGCTGGGAAAAGCTGGAAGCCATGGAGTTTAATCACTTTTGGCTCTCGGACACACCCGATGTCGTCGCTTCCGCCACGTGGGGCAATACCGAGAGACGGATGGCTACGTGGGCAAGATTTCGCGACCGCCAAACGAAAAAGGAGTTCTACGTTTTCAATACCTATCTGGACAATCGCATGCAGGAAGCCAGGGAGAAAAGCGCCCGGCTGATCCTCGACCGCGTGGCCACATTGAAGACGCCGTTACCCGTGTTTCTGACCGGTGATTTCAACGCCGTGGCCGGGCAGAATCCCGTATTCCAGATACTGACCGCAGGCGAGAAGCATTTCACCGACAGCTGGACTGCCGCCCCAAAGCGGACGGGCGAAGGTCTTGGCACGGTGAACAGCTTCAAGGAACTCCCGAAGAACGCTCTGCGCATCGACTGGGTGCTGTTTCAAGGCCCAGCGAAGCCACTTCACGCAGAGATAGTCGCTTTCGAGAAAAACGGGCAATTCCCCAGCGATCATCTTCCGGTGATGGGCTCTTTTGAGTTGAGCTGAATATCATAGACCAGTCCGGCATCCGTCCTGCATGCCATTCAGCATTGCTTTCACCTCCGCTCTCCCGTAAGCAATCCGCAACTCGATCACACGCATGATCCATCCGACCGCCATCATCCATCCCCGGGCAGAACTGGACGCTTCAGCGGAAGTGGGCCCTTATGCTGTCATCGATGCAGGCGTGAAATTGGGCACGGGATGCAAAGTGGGGCCGCATGTTCACCTCACCGGTGAAACAGCGATAGGTGCGAACAACATCTTCCACACCGGCTGCGTCATCGGAGATGCCCCGCAAGACCTGAAATACAAGGGCGAACCAACACGTCTTCGCATCGGCGATGACAATATCTTTCGCGAACACGTCACCGTGCATCGCTCCAACAAACTGGCGGAAGACACGGTGATAGGCTCGGGCAATCTACTGATGGCCCACAGTCACGTGGGGCACAACGTCATCCTTGGTGACCACATCATCATTGCCAATGGCGCTCTGCTCGCCGGCCATGTCACAGTCGCGGACCGGGTGTTCATCTCCGGCAACTGCCTCGTGCATCAGCACGTGAGGATTGGCACGTTGGCGCTCATGCAGGGGGGCTCCGCCATCAGCAAAGATCTTCCACCTTATTGCATCGCCCGCGATGATAATGGCATCTGCGGGCTGAATATCATCGGCCTGCGGCGCAATGGGATCTCCGGAGAAGACCGTCTGCAACTGAAGCAGGCATACCACGCACTCTTCCGCAGCCGGGAACGCAAAGTGGAAGCGTTGGAGAAAGCACGCACGCGTTTCAACGCAATGGCCGTAAAAGTTCTGATCGATTTCGTGGCCGCCAGCAAACGTGGTGTTTGCGCTGATCGCGGTTTTGATGACGCGGCGGAATAGACGTCCATTTTTCCCACTCCGCATTACCATCCGGAACTTTCCCGGGTGTTTCGGAAAAAACAAAAACCCCTTCCCGCTTGCGCAGGAAGGGGTTCAGCATCTAGTTAAGTACTAGATTAGAACTTGTAGATCAGGTTCAACGCGACAGTCATGGCGTTCTTGTCGGTGTTACCACCGGCGGCAGGACCACCACCGAACACGCGGCTAACCGCAGCGCCACCACCCGTCAGAGCAGTGTCCCAACGGAACTCGAGACGGCTGATCACGTTCTCCCAGAGGGAGTAATCAAGCGTCGTGGTGAGGGCGAACAGCTCGTTACGAGCGTCGTCGTTCACCGGAGCCGTCACGTAGTACGTGCCGTCCGTTGCGGAGGTGTAGTCAGCGCGCACATTGATCTTCAACTTCTCGGTCACAGCGGCCGAGAGGTAGAGAGCCGTGGCATTCGCGTAGTTGGCTGCCGTGATGCCGTTGTCATTGGATTGACCGCGGTAGTCATAGGCGATACCGACGCTCCAGCCTTCGATCGGCAGAGGCAGCGCCAAACCAGCGTACCAGTTGATGATATCAGACTTGTTCGCAGCCACAGCGGTGGAGCTGACAGTCGTGTCAACCACACCGAAGGACAGCGTCGCACCAGAGATGAAGCCCATATCTTCCGGAGCCGTCAGGACGAAACCGGCCATATAGGACTTGTCGCTCTCGACACCAGCCTTACCGAAGCCAGCGCCCGTGCCGCCACCGATCTGGTTGGAGTTCACGCCGTTGTTGGCCACACCAGCGCTGATGGACAAGAAGTCCGTCACCTTGTAGCTGGCGAGGATGCCCGTGTGCGTGGTCGGCTCGATGCCCCAGCCGTAAGAACGACCGAAGTTCGGGTTCGCGTCATGGTTCGTGAGTTCGTAGCCGATGATGGTGTCGAACACGCCGACCTTGAAGTCGATGCCGTTACCCACCGGGGCGCGGAGTTCGACGTAAGCTTGGCGGATGACCACTTCAGAGGTGTTCACACCAGTGGAGCTACCAGCGAAAGCGGAAGCGTCCGAGCCAAACCAGAGTTCGCCCTTGTAACCAGCGGCCCATTCGCCCTCGTCGAGGGACTTGGAAACCGTCAGGTCAATGGCGTCCAGGTTGAAACCGTCTTGCTTCTGCGCGTTGTCATGGAAGCTGCGGCCCACGAAACCACCAGCGGCGGCAGGACGGCCAGAGCCGACCATCCAGCTCGCCGACGTGCTCACATAACCGCTGATCTGGGTACCAGAAACAGCCGTCATCAAATGCTCAGAAGCTTCTTCAGCTTGAGCCACCGAACCGAGGCTGACCACACCAGCGGCGGCCAAGCCCAATGTCCATTTATTAATCTTCATTCGTTAGTTCCTCCTGCGATGTGTGTGTTGTCTATTAAACGTTTTAGTTACGGGGTAAAAACGGTTTACCCTTGCACCAAAACGGTGCATTGGCTGCGGAAGATAGCAAACGAGCCTGCCTTGACAACAAGTTTTTTACGTAGCTTCCCGCCCCCTCCATAGGGTTCACACCGTATTTTCCCGCATTTTTACACATCTGGTAATACAAAAACACCCCACCATTCCCTAAAACGCGCTCATCCCTCAGCGCATATCTTATTAAATATAAGGATGTTACACCAGCATCATGACGACTCCATCCGGTTTCGCCTTTTTGCTTACTTTCTATTTCCCAAGGCCGAACTGGCTATTTACGCTCCTGCCCGTGCCGCCAGAACTTGCCATTGTGATACCTGTATTTAATGAAGCGGAGAACGTGCATCCTTTGACAGAAGAGGTCTTGGCGGCACTCACTCCTACAGGTCGCTCTTTCGAGTTGGTGCTAGTGGATGACGCCAGTACAGATGCCACTTGGAAGCAGATCCAAGCCGAACAAGCCCGGGATTCCAGAGTGCGCGGTATCAGGCACTTAAAGAATGCTGGCCAAAGCGCTGCTGTCTGGACAGGTTTTCAGCATACCCATTCGCCCTTGCTAGCCACTTTGGATGGCGATCGCCAGAACGACCCCGCCGACCTCCCCAAGCTGCTCTTAGAATTGAAGGATTGCGATTTCGTCTGCGGCAAGCGCACCCAGCGACAGGATTCTTGGGTGAGGAAAGCATCCTCCAAGATTGCGCGCTGGGCTAGGGGAGCCTGGCTGGGTGCAGACTTTGAAGATACCGGTTGCGCGGTTCGCGTATTCAAGCGGGAGACAATCGCCGATCTGGCTCCTTTCAATGGCTTGCATCGATTCCTCCCTATCTTGGTCCAAGCCAACGGAGCCAAGACCAAGGAAATCCCCGTGAACCACCGGCCCCGCGTGGCAGGCGTCTCCAAGTATGGTGTCTGGAACCGCGTCTGGCGCGGGATGTATGATCTCGTGGGCGTTTCATGGTATTTGAAACGCCGCTTGAAGCGCGTGCCGGTGGCTCATCACCCTCCGCAGTAGTAGCTTTTAGTTCAGCAACCCCTGCACACCCGGTCGCACCGGACCTTCTGGTTGCTGCTGTTTCGTAGCCTGCCGCCAAACCACACTGCCCGGCACCAGCGGAGGCAACCCCTTCCGCAGAGCCTCCATCAACAAGTCGAAATGCCTCTCTGCCGCTGCCTGATCATTCGCGTATACCAAGAAAGCTTGGTGCGCCAATTCCTTGGGTGTGGCACTACCGGTCAAACTCACCACCCATGCCCGGCAATCATGCACCGGATCATGCATATGAACCAAGCGGCCGACCACTTCATGGAAAACCCCGAACGGTCCCACCGCTTTTTCTCCCAAGGGCCGGCTGATCTCCAGGGCGGACAGAAAATAAGACCGGGCCACATCATGGTTCTGCCGGAAGGTCTCCATCCGGCCCAGACCGACATAAGCTTCAGGATAAAACCCTTTTTCCAAGGCTCGGTTGTAACAGCCCATGGCATACTCATGCTGCCGCGCTTCCTCGTAGGATTCACCGAGTCGCACCATCATCTGCGCATGAGGCGCTTTCTCCTTCAACTGCTCGGCCCACTCGTTGGCCTTTTCTACGTTCTGCTGGATAAGCTGCACCTTCACATGAGCAAAGATCAGATCCACGTCTTCCTTGGCCCGATGGTCCAATGCTGCCAGTTGTTCCTGCGCCTCACGGAAATACCCGCCTTCCAGCAACAGGTCGATGAACAGTTTCACCGCCTCATCGTCATCCGGCTTTAACTCACAGGCTTCGCGCGCATTTTTAATGGCGTTCTGTAACTTGCCACGACGCGCCTGGGCCAGTGCCAACAGCATCCGCCAAGATGGATTTAGCGGACGCTTGGCCAATGCCTGATCCAGAAACGCCTCCGCATGTGCCCAATCCGTCAGCAATAATAATGTCCAACCCGCACCCAATATGGTGTCTGGTGATTTCAATCCCGTCAGCTCCTTGGTCCGGGCCAGCGCCCACCCCGCCTGCTCGCTCATGTTCAATGCGGCAGAGGCGATGCCATACGCCATCACCAGTTCCGCAGACTTCTCGCTTTCCTTCAATCCGAGCCGCGCGGCCACATGGGCCGAGAGATAGTCTGCACGGCTTAAGGCATCATACGCTTCTTGCGCCAAGATTTTCGCCCGCTTCTTCTTCTTAGATTCCACGCCACTGAGCTTGAGCATGTCCTGCTCGATCCGCTTTTGCTCCCCCTCGAAATCCTTGATATCGCCCAGCCTCCGCCAGCCTTGGATGAAGGCCGTATATTCCGGCACCTGCAAGGGAAGTTTGTCTTTATACCGTCCCAGCCAGAAGAAAAGGTAACCGAATCCCGCAAAAATGACTATCGCCAGATACAACGCTAGCCCGCGAAATTCATCGAACAGCAGCGCGAAGCATAACGCCCCGGCGATCATGTAGAA
Coding sequences:
- a CDS encoding endonuclease/exonuclease/phosphatase family protein, coding for MKLSSLFSQRSSPPAAQDQALKVMSYNLRFASNYPPHAWPERRPLMRDCLRHSVPDIIGTQEGSFSQLNDLIDELPEYRWIGLGRDGGSRGEFMAIFYRWEKLEAMEFNHFWLSDTPDVVASATWGNTERRMATWARFRDRQTKKEFYVFNTYLDNRMQEAREKSARLILDRVATLKTPLPVFLTGDFNAVAGQNPVFQILTAGEKHFTDSWTAAPKRTGEGLGTVNSFKELPKNALRIDWVLFQGPAKPLHAEIVAFEKNGQFPSDHLPVMGSFELS
- the lpxA gene encoding acyl-ACP--UDP-N-acetylglucosamine O-acyltransferase, with protein sequence MIHPTAIIHPRAELDASAEVGPYAVIDAGVKLGTGCKVGPHVHLTGETAIGANNIFHTGCVIGDAPQDLKYKGEPTRLRIGDDNIFREHVTVHRSNKLAEDTVIGSGNLLMAHSHVGHNVILGDHIIIANGALLAGHVTVADRVFISGNCLVHQHVRIGTLALMQGGSAISKDLPPYCIARDDNGICGLNIIGLRRNGISGEDRLQLKQAYHALFRSRERKVEALEKARTRFNAMAVKVLIDFVAASKRGVCADRGFDDAAE
- a CDS encoding outer membrane beta-barrel protein, encoding MKINKWTLGLAAAGVVSLGSVAQAEEASEHLMTAVSGTQISGYVSTSASWMVGSGRPAAAGGFVGRSFHDNAQKQDGFNLDAIDLTVSKSLDEGEWAAGYKGELWFGSDASAFAGSSTGVNTSEVVIRQAYVELRAPVGNGIDFKVGVFDTIIGYELTNHDANPNFGRSYGWGIEPTTHTGILASYKVTDFLSISAGVANNGVNSNQIGGGTGAGFGKAGVESDKSYMAGFVLTAPEDMGFISGATLSFGVVDTTVSSTAVAANKSDIINWYAGLALPLPIEGWSVGIAYDYRGQSNDNGITAANYANATALYLSAAVTEKLKINVRADYTSATDGTYYVTAPVNDDARNELFALTTTLDYSLWENVISRLEFRWDTALTGGGAAVSRVFGGGPAAGGNTDKNAMTVALNLIYKF
- a CDS encoding glycosyltransferase family 2 protein, translated to MTTPSGFAFLLTFYFPRPNWLFTLLPVPPELAIVIPVFNEAENVHPLTEEVLAALTPTGRSFELVLVDDASTDATWKQIQAEQARDSRVRGIRHLKNAGQSAAVWTGFQHTHSPLLATLDGDRQNDPADLPKLLLELKDCDFVCGKRTQRQDSWVRKASSKIARWARGAWLGADFEDTGCAVRVFKRETIADLAPFNGLHRFLPILVQANGAKTKEIPVNHRPRVAGVSKYGVWNRVWRGMYDLVGVSWYLKRRLKRVPVAHHPPQ
- a CDS encoding M48 family metalloprotease, translated to MEVPTTTEKPLNPGAKALLMLGAAATIFLFYTLTLVAITFLLVLLLMLLCVFLVALRFGAVGLVMPMLTRQTELLQVFWYSFWLRDNAIEFRLPLTEEDAPELFDTVQVLSNKLDIAPPQVVQLEMGLTAWVRLKGLRQGKGETILGVGYDLLAGLSKAEMEGVLAHEMTHAKLIQRGLKGWLTAGLSRLIRLTNMLDAQAEPFRRENKKFFVAELYHTVSDWLTRLAAKQISAYSRQDEFEADHGAAELCGAAKIRSSLMKLDQLEEITSRLPWKERVARLQLEGGYSRWLRAELAKADFLSKRHHVEVRSPYSTHPTISDRLAALPDDGSTLPSVMEPAIDLLANPDQVADQLVVNIQKKQAEAEEVDSKALKKWSRKVQGGGHMSAVQGIGLFFYMIAGALCFALLFDEFRGLALYLAIVIFAGFGYLFFWLGRYKDKLPLQVPEYTAFIQGWRRLGDIKDFEGEQKRIEQDMLKLSGVESKKKKRAKILAQEAYDALSRADYLSAHVAARLGLKESEKSAELVMAYGIASAALNMSEQAGWALARTKELTGLKSPDTILGAGWTLLLLTDWAHAEAFLDQALAKRPLNPSWRMLLALAQARRGKLQNAIKNAREACELKPDDDEAVKLFIDLLLEGGYFREAQEQLAALDHRAKEDVDLIFAHVKVQLIQQNVEKANEWAEQLKEKAPHAQMMVRLGESYEEARQHEYAMGCYNRALEKGFYPEAYVGLGRMETFRQNHDVARSYFLSALEISRPLGEKAVGPFGVFHEVVGRLVHMHDPVHDCRAWVVSLTGSATPKELAHQAFLVYANDQAAAERHFDLLMEALRKGLPPLVPGSVVWRQATKQQQPEGPVRPGVQGLLN